A portion of the Rhodococcus pseudokoreensis genome contains these proteins:
- a CDS encoding MBL fold metallo-hydrolase — protein MSGPLRIERVVTEGTFALDGGEWSVDNNIWLVGDDTDVVIVDAAHAAQPIIDAVGGRHVNAVICTHGHNDHVTVAPELAERLHAPVLLHPGDDVLWKMTHPGEKYWSLEDGQRIAIAGTDIQVIHAPGHSPGSVCLYLPEVGALFSGDTLFSGGPGATGRSYSDFPTIIGSIRDRLFALPEETVVHTGHGDGTTIGTEAPHLAEWIARGN, from the coding sequence GTGAGCGGGCCGTTGCGGATCGAGCGGGTCGTCACCGAGGGCACCTTCGCCCTCGACGGCGGTGAATGGAGTGTCGACAACAACATCTGGCTGGTCGGGGACGACACCGATGTGGTGATCGTCGACGCCGCGCATGCCGCGCAGCCGATCATCGACGCGGTCGGCGGCCGGCACGTGAACGCGGTGATCTGCACGCACGGGCACAACGATCACGTGACCGTGGCCCCGGAACTGGCCGAGCGGTTGCACGCCCCGGTGTTGTTGCACCCGGGTGATGACGTGCTGTGGAAGATGACCCACCCGGGCGAGAAGTACTGGAGTCTCGAGGACGGGCAGCGGATCGCGATCGCGGGCACCGACATTCAGGTGATCCACGCACCCGGGCATTCGCCGGGGTCGGTGTGCCTGTACCTGCCCGAGGTGGGGGCGTTGTTCTCCGGGGACACCCTGTTCTCCGGCGGCCCGGGTGCCACGGGTCGGTCGTACTCGGATTTCCCGACGATCATCGGATCGATCCGGGACCGGTTGTTCGCGCTGCCCGAGGAGACCGTGGTCCATACCGGGCACGGGGACGGCACCACGATCGGTACCGAGGCCCCGCATCTCGCCGAGTGGATAGCCCGAGGAAACTGA
- a CDS encoding S-(hydroxymethyl)mycothiol dehydrogenase has protein sequence MPQQVRGVIARSKGAPVEIATVNIPDPGPGEVVVDIAACGVCHTDLTYRDGGINDEFPFLLGHEASGIVESVGAGVTSVAVGDFVVLNWRAVCGQCRACKRGRPQYCFDTHNAAQKMTLEDGTELTPALGIGAFADKTLVHAGQCTKVDPSADPAVVGLLGCGVMAGLGAAVNTGNVGRGDSVAVIGCGGVGDAAIMGARLAGASKIIAIDRDETKLAWAKDLGATHTINGGNVDAVEAVQELTGGFGADVVIDAVGRPETWKQAFYARDLAGTVVLVGVPTPDMTLEMPLIDFFSRGGSLKSSWYGDCLPERDFPMLVDLFQQGRLPLEKFVTERIKIDEVEQAFHRMHAGEVLRSVVVL, from the coding sequence ATGCCGCAGCAGGTACGAGGCGTCATCGCCCGCTCCAAGGGTGCCCCCGTCGAGATCGCGACCGTGAATATTCCGGATCCGGGTCCGGGTGAGGTGGTGGTCGATATCGCGGCGTGCGGTGTGTGCCACACGGACCTGACGTATCGCGATGGTGGGATCAACGACGAGTTCCCGTTCCTGCTCGGGCACGAGGCGTCCGGGATCGTGGAGAGTGTCGGCGCGGGTGTGACGTCGGTGGCGGTCGGCGATTTCGTGGTGCTGAACTGGCGTGCGGTGTGCGGGCAGTGCCGGGCGTGTAAGCGTGGTCGCCCGCAGTACTGTTTCGACACGCACAATGCGGCGCAGAAGATGACGCTCGAGGACGGCACCGAGCTGACCCCGGCGTTGGGGATCGGTGCGTTCGCCGACAAGACCCTGGTGCATGCGGGGCAGTGCACGAAGGTGGACCCGTCCGCCGACCCCGCGGTCGTCGGTTTGCTGGGGTGCGGGGTGATGGCCGGTCTTGGTGCGGCGGTGAACACCGGCAACGTGGGCCGCGGCGACTCGGTGGCCGTGATCGGCTGCGGCGGGGTCGGGGATGCGGCGATCATGGGTGCCCGCCTGGCCGGGGCGAGCAAGATCATCGCGATCGACCGGGACGAGACGAAGCTCGCATGGGCGAAGGACCTGGGGGCGACGCACACGATCAACGGCGGCAACGTCGACGCGGTCGAGGCGGTGCAGGAGTTGACCGGCGGGTTCGGTGCGGACGTGGTGATCGACGCGGTCGGTCGCCCGGAGACGTGGAAGCAGGCGTTCTACGCCCGCGACCTGGCCGGCACCGTGGTGCTGGTCGGAGTCCCGACCCCCGACATGACGTTGGAGATGCCGTTGATCGACTTCTTCTCCCGCGGCGGGTCGTTGAAGTCGTCCTGGTACGGCGACTGCCTGCCGGAGCGCGACTTCCCGATGCTGGTGGACCTGTTCCAGCAGGGCCGGTTGCCGCTGGAGAAGTTCGTCACCGAGCGCATCAAGATCGACGAGGTGGAGCAGGCGTTCCACCGGATGCATGCCGGTGAGGTGCTGCGCTCGGTGGTCGTGCTGTGA